AATTTTGGACAGGATTCCCTATTATTAACatggcaattggccaatcactgatcCCCGCATAAAAGTCCCACCCCCTGATATTATGATCCCTGCCCCCAGCATCACTCATTCCACCCTGCCTCTTGATGTCATCCAGaatttatctagaatgcttgagacctggcaTTTTGCCAATAAGGGATCTGTCAATAATCTGGATCTCCAACAGGATTGTTGGgttttactgtacaggtatgggatctcttttccggaaacccgatatccagaaagcttcgaattacggaaagcctgtctcccatagaccccattttaatcaaataattcagatttttaaaattgatttcctttttctctgtaaatataaaacagtgctttgtatttgatcccaactaagatataattaatccttactggatgtaaaataatcctattgggtttaattaatggtttattgatttcttagtagacttaaggtatggatccaaattacttatccggaatacccttggtcccgagcattctgaataacaggtcctatacctgtatatacatacagtatatactaagtTGGAAATGCAGTATGTTTACTTCCTGACTCACGATTGGTCATATTAATATCTGCTACATAGAATCAGTTTTGCACATTATTGCATGGCCCTTGGTGGGATAGTAATGGGCAGCAACCAGGGGTCCCAATGTACTGTCAGGACCATCATGGGCCACTAGCTCTTAACAGGTTTAGCGATGTGATTTTCTGCACCTAATTAAACCTTTGGTAGGTTACAGAGGTAAGAACCGAAATATATACTAGTGTCCCCAGCACAGATACTGAGAGCAAATGATTAGCTTGATATAGGTTATAGGGCAAATATGATAAACACATACAAGTTAAGCAAGTAAATGTGTGGTGAAGGATGAATGAGAGGAAAATGCAGGAGAAGGGAGTGCTGGAAGCttagaaagagaaaagaaaagggtTGTTAGATGATTCTGCAGGATGGAGGCTGTATAAAGATAAGGGAGCGCAGAGGAAACAGCTTTGGTCTCTCCCCACTCGCCCTCctgtttcatttgttattttctctTTCTTCCCAAACTCTCTTTATTATCCCTTTTGTGTGATCCCTTCAATCACGGACTGCCTTTAATCTGTGAAGTGGGGACATTATCACTGGTACCAGGGGCAGGCAGTGTTTCTATGGAGACAAGACATCTGATGGGTGGGGGATTAATGCCCATCTGTCAGAGTGTGACCTCTCCCTGAGAGGGCACCATCACATTATATGGCACGCTGATGGCACAGGCGCACATGCTCACAAGCACCCACTTCTCAGCCGCAATGAATACACTTCCCGAGGACACGGTGCAGATGGGACCTCGTTTTTGCTGGCTCTGTCTGATCATGATAGAGATGAGTCATTTTATTAGGAGCTGTAAATAAACCCACTGAAATTAATGCTTAATGGCTTTGATTTGGGATCTGGGCAGACAAAGGAGAACAGTTTCATGTATTTTGCCGTCATTTGAGCAGCACATGACATACAGTGGGGTGTTAATGCTAAACAAGCCCCTGGAGTTGTTGTAGCGTTAATTCACCGCTCATCGCCATACTCCCAGCTCTTGTCGCATGGCCTGCCCAGGACTGAAGGGTTAAATACTCGTAATACTCAGCAGATTAAAGAGGCATTGTTCCTGTGATATTTCATGAAACCATCATCCCTCTACATCTGTAGTGATACAATGGGACCAACAGCTGGTAAATTTGCACTAAAGCGGTAACCCAACTACATTAACTTTCAGAATTCTTCCTGTGCCTGGCTGAACAAAGGTattcactgactggttgctatgggttactgcccaggtgcaaatttgcccatttttAGTTAAAGAGCCCCAGTGTGTAACTGCATAGCTGGGATCAGAATGAGATTCAAatggccttagggctctggcacacgggggagattagtcgcccgtttagcagaggcaattctcggtattgtctatggcagggtattttctggagtttagtagccttgaaaagtagctgctactagtagcccagtgtgtcttcaccctaagggctctggcacacgggggagattagtcgcccgcgattaactccctgttcgcgggcgactaatctccccgagttgcctacccctgccatcccaccggcgaacatgtaagtcgccggcgggatggcagacgcggcggtgcgatttcgcgcaagacttgcgagtctttttcggcgattccctgaaattgccccgccgcgtctgccatcccgccggcgacttacatgttcgccggtgggatggcaggggtaggcaactcggggagattagtcgcccgcgaacagggagttaatcgcgggcgactaagatgttataaaagaaagaagaacccATTATTGGTGCAGATTTAGAATTCCTTGACCCCTGGCTGTGACTATAGCAGATATGTACTGAGGAAGGAATAGCTACAAACAATGGCAGAATGGCTGGAATAACAGTCCCGTGTATCTCCCTCCCTTTCCCTTATATTTACGTAAGCACTTCTCTGATTTCTCTCCATACTAGGAGACTGGCTGCTATTGCAATGACGTGTGACTGGGTAATGAGGCTGCTGATTCCCACATGTACTCACGTGGCTCTACAGGAGAGCTGAGAGAAGCATTGCCATAGTATGAAATGCCTGGCTGGGCCATGAACAGGGTTGGACACAGGGGCGCCTTGTGCAGCTTGGAGAGCATTTGATCACGGCCCACAGTATCAGAAATACATTCATTTAGTAGATATTTTAGTATTTACATCAGGATATTCAAGTCTTTGTCCCACCAgctgtagctgaactacaactccaatATTGCCACCAACAGCTGAGGGTTGCAGAAGATGGATGGTCTTAGGCTAGACTTAAGGATCAGGTTAGCAAGCATTTGGGGACAAACTGGGATGATCTGAACAACTGGATCAAGAGAGAGATCTAGAGAGACCTGTCAGGAGAGGGCCTTATCAATGTTCTGAAGCAGTTCTTGCCTAACAGGGTTTTCTTACCTCCCCAATAGCTATGTGCCCAATTGGCAGGCCATCTGGTGGTCCCTAGACTGACTCTCCACTTTTTATAAGCTCACGTATGGCCACCATTCATTGCAGTTCCAGTCTTTGCGCGAGGATAAATATGTTCTGGTGATATCGACGTGGTTCCTCGGTGACATGTTTTGTTTGTAATTTCACTTGACATGCTGCTTCTCGCCTTTGCTCCTCCTGTGTTTATTTCCATTATTCCAGTTTGCTTAAACAACCCAGGTTCTATTGTGTTCCATTTCCCTCGTCTCCTCCCTTATATGAAGACTTTACATTCCTGCTGTTTATTATTCCGCCCTCCCAGAGGCGCATGCTAAGAACATTTGGTTTGGAGGCAGCTGCTACATTACCCCTGTGCCCCATGGGACCTGTCCTactaaccccccacccccattcaTACTACTGGCACAGAGCTCTGTGATCCTTGGCAGAAAGGCCATGCATATTTATATTGGTTCCACCTACTGCTTTGTGCCCTGGAATAATTTTATCCTCTTCATTTAGTTACATCTCTTCATTTTCTGTGCCTTTCAGGTCCTTTGGGGTGGTTCTTTGGGAGCTGTTGACAGGAGAGATCCCTTATAAGGATGTGGATTCCTCTGCCATAATTTGGGGGGTGGGCAGCAATAGCCTGCACCTCCCTGTGCCATCCAGTTGTCCAGACGGATTCAAACTGCTGCTAAGGCAGTGCTGGTAAGTGCAGGGACACAGGGACCAACTGTTTCTAATGAGATAGGATGGGCATTCACAAGTTCACCCTAATGTCAGTTTTGGGCTATCATTTGTAGCTCGTTGTCACTAGGGCATATATACTAAACCCCAAATCATGCTATTTACAAATATGCATCTACATCAAATAATGAACTcttaaatttcacccattaataaattagcctctaaaaatcccataggaatgaactgaGAGCGGCAGAATTTTACTTTGGTGACCTTATTTCACacctaataaatctgccctttaacaTTGCTACCTAACCCCTTTAACATCAGAAACttagaggggcatatttattaaaggagaaggaaagatacaatcactggggagtgccaaaagTTAGGCTCCCCCAGCAATCACGTACCTTTTACccctggtgctcctattaggagaaaattgccccagcccggggtaactgcgaGCCAGCGATCCTCTTCCACCAACTTATTTTGGTCTCTAGAAAAGGTGGGATGTGACTCCTCAATTTGATTTCTACGTTTGTTACATATCAATTTAGGGACAGCAAGCCAAGAAATCGGCCATCTTTTCGACAAATTCTGTGTCACTTAGATATTGCTTCGGCTGATGTACTGTCCACCCCCCAGGAGACCTACTTCAAATCCCAGGTGAGATACACTACATCTCTCATAATTGGTAGCCAACTATTGACTAGCTaaagatactgggagttgtagttcacttAAAGCTGGGAGATGGATAGCACTGCATTAAATggatgttattgttattttgtgttCTTCACttacatataaaatatgtttctatgggttactagcaATGACAGTGATCAGTATAGTTTGTTTGTATGGAGGGGAATGTTCACATAATGATGGGGTGCATGCCATACAAGTATAAAGCCACTGCTACTGggtaaatttagtgccttttatttagtGTGTGTTTCTGGCTACTAATGAAACTGATGTTGGTGTGTGAGGGTGCAAGGGATGTTTAACTGGGCAAAGATAGGTGTAAAAGTGCTGTATGGCAATGCGTGATACTTTGGTTCCATATAACTAAAGGCTTAATACAAGGAGATGTTAGTTTGTGCCACTGCCAGTTGATGCCCCACTATCTCTGTGTGTGCTCTGCCCCAGGTGGAGTGGCGAGATGAGGTTCGGTTACATTTTGAGAAAATCAAGTCAGAAGGAACGTGTCTGCAGCGTTTGGAGGAGGAGCTGATAACACGGCGCCGTGAGGAGCTAAGGTGGGGGCCCTTACATGCTGGCATGATTAGTGCTGAGGCCTTTCACTTTCTTGAGCGCTGTTCTTTTTCCCAGGCTTTTCTGAGACTCCTGTTGCAACACCTGAGGCCCTCCAGTTGTACGACAACTACCACCATCACTGGTGGGGAATTCTGAGAATGAGTTTTAACAGCTGGAGGGTCTTGTGTTTATATCCTTTGTGATTAGcaatattcatatttattcataTTGTTTTCTGTCTGACTGTCATCTAGCCATAAAATACTTATCATCCCTAAGGAATGGCGTATGCCTAATGCGTTGTGCTCTTCACAGGCATGCCCTGGATATTCGAGAGCACTATGAGCGCAAGTTGCAGAGAGCAAACACACTGTATGTGGAGCTGAACTCACTCATGCTGCAGCTGGAGCTGAAGGAGAAGGAGCTGCTCAGGTGGGTGCATGGGGAGTAATATTTATTGAGGCTCTGCAAGGTGTAGGAGGACGTTTGATTGGTCACTGAGCTACCTGCTTTTGATGggtgttgtagtttagcaacaagTGGAGAAATGCAGATGTGGCCTTGAGAGAAGAGAGAGGCCTGTGCAGATCATTGGCTCATTTTAGAATCGCAGCTTTATGATATTACTAAGGTTATTGTATATCTGAGGGAAACTGCAAAGGCGACACATGCAGGCAATGCAGGAaggataaaacataaaataaatacagaaattgGGGCTATTTAGCTTGCGGCCCCCCAGCTGTTGGTCAGCTATCCTACGTGCAAGGTTTGTGTTCATTAGCCAGACCCTCTTGTTGGCCAAGACTGAATTCCTGTTGCATTTGCCAAGCATAAAATAGAACTGCATTTTCCTTTTTTCAGGAGAGAGCAAATATTGGAAAAGAAATATCCCGCCATACTGCGCCAGCAACCTCGTCCCTCCAGTACGGTGGAGAAACTTATCAAGAAGCGGAATGTACCCCAGAAATTATCCCCGCATGGAAAAAGGTGGTGCCATGTTCTTTTTCTACCTTCTATTACACACAATTGCTTCTCTCATTTTGCTTGATAGCAAGAACCCAAGGGCATTTTTGGAAAATGTGTTATCATTGGGGTGAATGGAGTTAACTAACATTTATAACTGGAAAgagtgaattttgttgcccaagTTACTGCCATTTTATATTTCCATGCAGATTTTCATTGTGTGGAACCATAcaccggttgctagggtcccacatACCCTAGAAACCATGCAGTGATTTGCAtggcagactggaagatgaaaagGGGAAGGCAgatgaataattaaaaataataacattaaaaattgAATCTAATACAGGATCTGGTGTCTGCATGTCTCTGACCCATTTTGGAGTACCCAAGTCACTGCTATGTTATATTTTGTCTTCCATGCAAGGTTCCATTGTGTAGATCCAtacactggttgctagggtaccaTGTACCCCAGAAACCACACAGTGATTTGAATGGCAGACTGAAAGATGAAATGGGAAAACAGATAACTACTGCTAGTCCATTACAGGATCTGGGGTCTGCGGGCCTGCATGTTTCTTACCAAacagaatttttacattttgggcTGTAGAAAAGTAGAATAGAAAGGCAAACAAGTTttcccaaaaaataaaaacaaggctAATCGCAATTTTCCTCAGGATATTAATGTGTACATCTAAGTAAATGCAAtttaaggtaaactacccctttagaaTTATGAAAGTTCTCCTAAATTCACCTTCATATTCATAATTTCTATTTTAGGCCAGACATTTTGAAATCTGAAGTCCTGCTACCAAAAGTAGACTCTGTCTTGTCACCATCTACCCCTACTGGTTGCCAGAAACTCCCACCATCCCCTGGAAGGGGCCGTCGTGGAAAGCCACGGTACCGCAAAGCAAAGGACATGGTCAACTTAAGAGCTGCAGTTACCCCTGAGCCCACCCCGCAAAGCCAGCCTCCTGCTCGTGATCCGCATCCTCTGTCTTCCTCAAGCCCCGACCTGTTATGTACCCCTCTGGAGGCCGAGGCCCGTAGGGGGAGCCAGAGTGCAGAGTCTTCCCCTGTTCGGTCTTTGCCTGGTCCTCCAAGCCCAGACTCCCCCTCAGGACGGGCAGCAGGGAGCAGAGCAGCCAGGGGAGGGCAGCACCTCACACCATCAGCCAGGCTGTACAGAGCTGCTGTAACAAGGAGTCAGGTACCTGCTACAGTGcatttgtgtttgtttgtgttaTTAAGCCAACATGTGTGTAATGTGTGCAATAGCAGTACTGCAGTCATCACCTGTGGCGCCCAGTATTTCTACTTGCAAGGCTTCCCCAGTGTGTGAAAAGACCCAAGGATATCATCTGTGTATTAGCTGACACTATTCAATAACAGATGCCAGTGACCATACATTCACTCCATTGCTTCTAGCCATCGATTCCCCATTCTTCCAGCAGTGGTGTCTCATTCACTGAGATTAATGGTGTGCCTCCATGAACAATACCTGGATACCCGAGGGGCAGATTGGGGTTCAGGTTGTGTCAATACTACTTGTGTGGGGAAATATTCTAAAGCACTTGTCCAAAATcgcttgttttttttaaattttgtctcCAAAAGATGTTTAATATAACTTCTGTCATTCTGACATATTTTGTTGTTTGTTGAGGATAGGGATAACTGGCAGTGGTTACATGTCCTGCATCTGTCTCTTAGAAACGAGGGCTGTCCTCAGAAGAGGAAGAGGGGGAAGTTGACAGTGAGTTGGAGATGGAGAGAAGACAGAGGTGAGCGAACGTGTTCCACTGCTGTTGCCTTTGCCATGTAGCACATACGCAGGGGGCTAGGGGATGCACACAGTGAGGGACAAGAAGAACAGCACAGCTGGCATTTTGCAGAGAGATACACAAGATACATCAgttaatatattgatatatatgatATTTGATGTAATAATGtttgttcccctgctgatctggctgactactctgAGACTCaactaaaatgtaacagtagccctcagcctgcctttagcctgcatcctccaaaccccgcaatcccctgcacatgtgatgtcaataagaaaaggatcatcacagtgcaatgcattatgggttatgtagttcctgcattgtaacatcaatgttttagtcccttcttccctgccaggatttcaaatgatgcagaaagagaagaattgttttgcagctggatttcagcatatataaaaatggtatatatttatactctatgaaggaacagattacagtgacaggtatattaggggtttctgtgttgtgttgggacctttagcaaattttggtttggtttccagagttcccctttaaatgaaaggCATATTATAAAGCATATTGCTGTATATTGAGAGACTTTTTAGGCGTAGGATCCCAAGCCTTGGCAATTCAACCTATTGGGCCCAACTGGACCTCACACCCTGCATCTTTCAAAGTGCTTGTTACAATATCACAAGATAAGAAATTCTTGTGGGCAGTAGTGTGCCATGAACTGCTGGGGGCCTGACTATGGCATGGAATGCTGTGGGCCAGACTTTGCCATGGAATGCTGGGGGCCAGACTATGTCATGGAATGCTGGGGGCCAGACTTTGCCATGGAATGATGAGGACCAGGTTATGTCATGGAATGCTGGGGCCAGACTATGGCATGGAATGCTGGGGGCCAGACTGTGTCATGGAATGGTGAGGACCAGGTTATGTCATGGAATGCTAGGGGCCAGTGGAACAAGGAATTGATGTGAACAGGCAGAGTTACAGCATTAGTTAGTAGGAAAGAGGGCAAGGCAGGTACCATATTCCTGCCCAACTCCAGAGCCCCTGGGACCTGCAATCAAGCAAGACTCAATCTAGCCCCCAACTCAACAGTCCAGATTGGGGCCCACAGTTGATAAGACCAGCCCTAGATGGagccattttgtgtttatttattgtacaggCTTATGAGTGTCAGGATTTAACATTGTTTTCATATATAATCCTTTCTCTTCTAAGACAACTGCAGGCAGTTCATTGCTATTATAATTTCCTGTCTCTGGATTTGAGAGTAGTtatgctgccccctgctggtcatGAATTCCAATACCAATCCCTGAGCAGTCATAATTTCTATTTAATAGAAGTACCATTTAATTACATGTGCTTGGGCATTGTGCATTTATCTCAGTACAGAAACCTTTGCGTACAGTATAAAAAGCAGCATCTGTACCAGGCAAATAAGAATAAATGGGCTTTATTTTGTATTGCAAGGATTCCGATCTCATGTTATTAGCTGCTCTCTCACGCAGTGGTGGTGTGACTTGCAGGTGGCCGACAGGGATGTCCCAGAATCAGTCACCAAGTTCGGAAAACCTGTCAGACGGGGAAGAAGGGAACACTACCGACCCCTCTCACAGTGTCACCCCTGATGTGCTGAGCACTAACACAGACGAACGCCCCGATGATCGATCAGAGGATCTGGTGTCCCAAAGCTCTGAGCCCCCACTGGATCTTCTCACCCAATCCGATGGACTCTCAGAGAAGGAggcagttatccagaaagtgaaAACACAGCTGAGCAATGAGCAGACTGCAGGAGAGGTGAGATATTTGGGTGCAGCTTACACTGTACCTTTATGGCAACCACAATGCTGTTGTTATTGGTTCCTTTAGAGAATATTTCATCCAGTATGACAGCTCTCCCTCTGTCTGGTACCAGAACCATGTATAATGCACATGGAAAGTATTCTGAAACCCTCTTCTAATTTGTATGTAAAACAGAGGAAGGAAACCCAATTTCAGTCCATTTTAATAGAGTACCCAGGCATGATGGCCCACTGAGTTTTATAGCACAGTGAGGGCAGCTGCCCATTGGTTAACATTTGCCTGTCTCTTCTTTACCACAGAATGTTGTGCTGTATGACGATTCTGACTGTGACAGCGCTGAACTTGACCATTCGCTCTCTGCAACAACCTCATGATGCCACTGCAGATATACCTCCCGACTGTATATAGaggaaatatttatataaatattatctataaatataatacataatatgTGAATAGACTGAGCCACACCTATTTCCCTTTATCAGGGATCGGCAACTTGTAGCTTTCCAGCTGCTGTTAACATACGTATGGTCGTAGattgctgggtattgtagttcagTAGCAGCCAGTGAGCCACGGGTTGCGGATCTCTGCTCTATATCCTTCCTCACCCATCACCACCCATGCACCCTACACATACCATCCCTTCACATCTAGCTGGGGATGAAATATGGAAGCACTGGAAGCCTGCACCCCAAAGATGAAGGATCTAACAAAATAAAAGTAGCCCCATGGCTGCCACTGAAACCTTCCATACACTGGCAGCCAAGGAGTTAATGAGCACAAAGTGAAATGTTCTCCCCTTTCTATGTAGAACCTCATTGCATGGTATTTATGATCTCACTATGCATGGACAGAATAACCCCCATTTAAATGCCTGGTGGGCATCCAGTGCATGGCaagcaaattgcaacattgtcTACCAGAGATGAAAAATTACAATCTTTTCCAAGGTACCCGGGGGCGACAGTTGCTTCGGTGTCATGAAACTGTTAATGTGCGGTGATCTCCTTGCCTGTCGGAGGCCTGCAACACATTGCCAAGTAACTTCTGCCAAAGGATGGGTGACAGCTTCTCGGGCAGACAAGTGCTCAGTGGAGTCCAAGGCACTGAGTGCAAGCTGTGCAGAACACTTCATGGAGCAATACTTTTCAGGGAGTCCTTGCAAGAAAGGGATGGAAAGGCGGCGCTCCGCCAGTCACTCCTGCAGTTATCTGTCTGTTCTTCATGGTGCTATGCCCTGTGGCTCTGCCTTTATATTCCTTAGGGTAATGGATCTGTAGGGCACATTTAGTAGCAGGGGGTGAACTAAATTCTCATCTGGTTCTGAACTCTTGGACTTGTCTATCTGCAGCGGCGTATGGCAACGTGTTCTAGGCATTTGTGGTGGCCAGGGGTTAAACAGAGGAGGGATAACACAGAAATGatctataaaagtatataaatatataagaataggtcatatttctttatatattgaGTATTCCAAAGCAGGTTCTGTATTGATCCATTCTCTAATACAGGAGCAGTACAATCCAATGTTACACTTAAATAGGTGATTGTGTGTCCCTTTGTCTTGTCCCTTTGCTATAGTTTGCTAGAGAGCCAGCATTGGCAACTGAATGGCTTTAGATGTTGCTGAATTCCAGCTCGTTGTTGAACAATATCTGACGGGCCACCCCCAGTTGCCCATGCTGGTTATAGAGCCCAAGGAcccaaaataaaggaaacactgGCAGAAATATCTTATTTTTCAATGGCATTAATGTTGTAGAATTGTGAGGTGAGCTACCATGCAGTGCTAATTGTGCTTTGGCAGCTGTGTGGCTGAGGGTACATCACTTTTAACAGATCTATAGGAGCAAGGCCAGATCTGTAGCTCTCGCTGTACTCACAGTTTATGACCTTATGTAAGCTATTTGTTAAGACACTGCACATGCTAAGCACAGACATGTCAGGTGCCCATAAAGTAACAGGGGTGCAGGGAGTGTGGGGGCACAGGGCTGAACAGGTTGCAGTGTCTTGACATATAGTGTTTCAGTGCACTGCAGCCTGTGTTTTGTAGAGAAGTAGGGCTTCTCTGCCATGGGGCCCAAGTAATGGAAGTCAGGTCCCAAAGAAGTGGAAGTCAGGGCCCAACCTGGACTCTAAATAAGTTGAAATCTGCAGGATAATTCATAAGTGCTTGTACTTACTGAAACTATAGTATATATGACTGCCAGGGTCATATTTTCTTATATATGTAGCTTACTTTATAACTGAGGAGGCCTTGAACAATGTTGAACTGTAGAGAAGTAGGGACTCAGTCACAGAGGGCTTGGAAACATTTTATCTGATTGTTATCATAAATTGATCcagatttgcttttctcttctgccttACATGGCATTCCAATGTAAAGAACATCCATGCCTGGGCTTGTGGTGCCATGGGTGTGCCAGGTTACTGATACTTGTGAATCATCAGCAAGCTGAGCAGACTTTTCCACTGTAATGTTTTCACTTCTCTCTGTCAATATAACCTAAGGTCTTGCTGTATTCATTGTGCCAGAGGCCAAGGGATACAAGGTCCTCCCCTCCATGGAGCCAACATTATAAGTCCTCAGTGTATTGTGCCAACTAAGTAGATTGGGgccctgctgaaaaaaaaaattgtgctcacTTATATAACATGCTTGACCATGCC
This sequence is a window from Xenopus tropicalis strain Nigerian chromosome 2, UCB_Xtro_10.0, whole genome shotgun sequence. Protein-coding genes within it:
- the map3k12 gene encoding mitogen-activated protein kinase kinase kinase 12 isoform X1, whose amino-acid sequence is MACLHETRTPSPSFASLLSDGPIRRLDIDTPPGCTPEQELTPTQCVLRGVVRSEGGSPHNDDCTTPLTHSVSQDPQKAEDRGGGGAADCPLEDRPCRALGEGRMQCQAGVGFLGGLFGCLRPVWAMIGKTYSTEHKQGEDPWEVPFEEIQDLQWVGSGAQGAVFLGKFHGDEVAVKKVRDIKETDIKHLRKLKHPNIITFKGVCTQAPCYCILMEFCAQGQLYEVLRAGRKITPSLLVDWSMGIAGGMNYLHLHKIIHRDLKSPNMLITYDDLVKISDFGTSKELSDKSTKMSFAGTVAWMAPEVIRNEPVSEKVDIWSFGVVLWELLTGEIPYKDVDSSAIIWGVGSNSLHLPVPSSCPDGFKLLLRQCWDSKPRNRPSFRQILCHLDIASADVLSTPQETYFKSQVEWRDEVRLHFEKIKSEGTCLQRLEEELITRRREELRHALDIREHYERKLQRANTLYVELNSLMLQLELKEKELLRREQILEKKYPAILRQQPRPSSTVEKLIKKRNVPQKLSPHGKRPDILKSEVLLPKVDSVLSPSTPTGCQKLPPSPGRGRRGKPRYRKAKDMVNLRAAVTPEPTPQSQPPARDPHPLSSSSPDLLCTPLEAEARRGSQSAESSPVRSLPGPPSPDSPSGRAAGSRAARGGQHLTPSARLYRAAVTRSQKRGLSSEEEEGEVDSELEMERRQSGGVTCRWPTGMSQNQSPSSENLSDGEEGNTTDPSHSVTPDVLSTNTDERPDDRSEDLVSQSSEPPLDLLTQSDGLSEKEAVIQKVKTQLSNEQTAGENVVLYDDSDCDSAELDHSLSATTS
- the map3k12 gene encoding mitogen-activated protein kinase kinase kinase 12 isoform X2, which produces MACLHETRTPSPSFASLLSDGPIRRLDIDTPPGCTPEQELTPTQCVLRGVVRSEGGSPHNDDCTTPLTHSVSQDPQKAEDRGGGGAADCPLEDRPCRALGEGRMQCQAGVGFLGGLFGCLRPVWAMIGKTYSTEHKQGEDPWEVPFEEIQDLQWVGSGAQGAVFLGKFHGDEVAVKKVRDIKETDIKHLRKLKHPNIITFKGVCTQAPCYCILMEFCAQGQLYEVLRAGRKITPSLLVDWSMGIAGGMNYLHLHKIIHRDLKSPNMLITYDDLVKISDFGTSKELSDKSTKMSFAGTVAWMAPEVIRNEPVSEKVDIWSFGVVLWELLTGEIPYKDVDSSAIIWGVGSNSLHLPVPSSCPDGFKLLLRQCWDSKPRNRPSFRQILCHLDIASADVLSTPQETYFKSQVEWRDEVRLHFEKIKSEGTCLQRLEEELITRRREELRHALDIREHYERKLQRANTLYVELNSLMLQLELKEKELLRREQILEKKYPAILRQQPRPSSTVEKLIKKRNVPQKLSPHGKRPDILKSEVLLPKVDSVLSPSTPTGCQKLPPSPGRGRRGKPRYRKAKDMVNLRAAVTPEPTPQSQPPARDPHPLSSSSPDLLCTPLEAEARRGSQSAESSPVRSLPGPPSPDSPSGRAAGSRAARGGQHLTPSARLYRAAVTRSQKRGLSSEEEEGEVDSELEMERRQRWPTGMSQNQSPSSENLSDGEEGNTTDPSHSVTPDVLSTNTDERPDDRSEDLVSQSSEPPLDLLTQSDGLSEKEAVIQKVKTQLSNEQTAGENVVLYDDSDCDSAELDHSLSATTS